The following proteins are encoded in a genomic region of Hyla sarda isolate aHylSar1 chromosome 3, aHylSar1.hap1, whole genome shotgun sequence:
- the LOC130362687 gene encoding heme-binding protein 1-like isoform X1 encodes MMKFSRCVILLSLIVAYGTAKPSKVNENLGKDQYLAKAKQQITEKFQFPSFCNGVECPKYHLVKKYSGFEHRQYDATQWISTPVTLDGEGISIHYKHLLQYISGFNSAGVHLSITAPVLIMIQLGKDNPENNTMSIFLSANLKDPPMPSNPIVSLQSYPKASLYVRSFDGYALAEDYRKHIEALTEQLTALGLDFNKSFFACNIYDPPTKLTNRHNEVWVVAA; translated from the exons ATG ATGAAGTTTTCTCGATGCGTCATACTGCTGAGCCTCATCGTGGCATATGGGACGGCAAAACCCTCAAAAGTCAATGAGAATCTAGGAAAGGATCAATACCTTGCCAAAGCCAAGCAGCAAATTACCGAGAAGTTCCAGTTTCCATCCTTCTGCAATGGTGTGGAATGTCCTAAATATCATCTGGTGAAAAAATATTCT GGCTTTGAACATAGACAATATGATGCAACTCAATGGATATCAACTCCAGTGACCTTGGATGGTGAGGGAATAAGTATCCACTATAAACATTTATTACAGTATATCAGTGGATTTAACTCAGCAG GTGTGCACTTGAGTATAACTGCTCCTGTACTAATAATGATTCAATTGGGTAAAGATAACCCTGAAAACAACACCATGTCAATATTTCTGTCAGCAAATCTGAAGGATCCACCAATGCCTTCAAATCCAATCGTTTCCCTTCAGAGTTATCCTAAAGCATCACTTTATGTTAG ATCCTTTGATGGGTATGCTTTAGCAGAGGACTATAGGAAACACATTGAAGCCTTGACAGAGCAACTGACTGCGCTGGGCCTTGATTTTAATAAGTCCTTCTTTGCCTGTAACATCTATGATCCTCCCACCAAACTTACCAACCGTCATAATGAAGTATGGGTCGTTGCAGCCTAG
- the LOC130362687 gene encoding heme-binding protein 1-like isoform X2, which produces MKFSRCVILLSLIVAYGTAKPSKVNENLGKDQYLAKAKQQITEKFQFPSFCNGVECPKYHLVKKYSGFEHRQYDATQWISTPVTLDGEGISIHYKHLLQYISGFNSAGVHLSITAPVLIMIQLGKDNPENNTMSIFLSANLKDPPMPSNPIVSLQSYPKASLYVRSFDGYALAEDYRKHIEALTEQLTALGLDFNKSFFACNIYDPPTKLTNRHNEVWVVAA; this is translated from the exons ATGAAGTTTTCTCGATGCGTCATACTGCTGAGCCTCATCGTGGCATATGGGACGGCAAAACCCTCAAAAGTCAATGAGAATCTAGGAAAGGATCAATACCTTGCCAAAGCCAAGCAGCAAATTACCGAGAAGTTCCAGTTTCCATCCTTCTGCAATGGTGTGGAATGTCCTAAATATCATCTGGTGAAAAAATATTCT GGCTTTGAACATAGACAATATGATGCAACTCAATGGATATCAACTCCAGTGACCTTGGATGGTGAGGGAATAAGTATCCACTATAAACATTTATTACAGTATATCAGTGGATTTAACTCAGCAG GTGTGCACTTGAGTATAACTGCTCCTGTACTAATAATGATTCAATTGGGTAAAGATAACCCTGAAAACAACACCATGTCAATATTTCTGTCAGCAAATCTGAAGGATCCACCAATGCCTTCAAATCCAATCGTTTCCCTTCAGAGTTATCCTAAAGCATCACTTTATGTTAG ATCCTTTGATGGGTATGCTTTAGCAGAGGACTATAGGAAACACATTGAAGCCTTGACAGAGCAACTGACTGCGCTGGGCCTTGATTTTAATAAGTCCTTCTTTGCCTGTAACATCTATGATCCTCCCACCAAACTTACCAACCGTCATAATGAAGTATGGGTCGTTGCAGCCTAG